Within Cololabis saira isolate AMF1-May2022 chromosome 14, fColSai1.1, whole genome shotgun sequence, the genomic segment atatacatacatacatacatacatacatacatacatacatacatacatacatacatacatacatacatacatacatacatacatacatacatacatacatacatacagtacagaccaaacgtttggacacaccttctctttcaaacaaatggggaagtgtgtccaaacttttggtctgtactgtatgtgtgtgtgtgtgtgtgtatatatatatatatatatatatatattacacacatacaacatatatacagtatgtgtgtctatgtatgtgtatgtatatatatatatacacatacgacatatatatatgtgtgtctatgtatatatatgtatatgtgtgtgtgtatatgtatggatatatatatataaaaatatacacatacgacacatatatatatatatgtgtgtgtgtgtatgtgtatatgtgtatatatatatatatatatatatatatatatatatatatatattttgtgcaCAACTGAGGTGATGCAATGCCTAGTAGTGCTTAAGTGTGTTTCTAACTAATCTCCAGTCCTGGTGTTATAAATGCTGCATAATGAAAGGTTTTTATTGACTAAGTTGGACATCACTGAAGGCCTAAGTGTCAAATGCACCACCcgccactgtatatatatatatatatattttttttttttgattgattgatttgacgGATTAATAATTCCCCTAAATTATTGTATCTTAACCCAAAGTACAAGTTCTCCTCAAGTGGAactttagtttttggggtttgTGGGGGGGATCTGGATCCCCCCCGCCTACATTGTCCCGCCTACATTGTCCCGCCTacattttccctctttttcctgtCTTTGGGGAGAGGTGAGTTCTTATTTTGTAATGttaatttatcattttattaGTTTTGATTTAATATTTGACGTCACCGGGTATTTCCCGCGTATATTTTTTGAAGTACTTTCTTGTAACGCCTCTTTTTTCTGTGATGTCTTCGGGGGAACGGAAATAAAATTGGATAATTTGGAGGCTTGAGTCCATCGTCTATAAACTAACCACCACCGTTTACAGATACATAGCATGCAGAAGCATAAAGCACTCTTTAGTCCTCCTGTCCacccccccaaacacacacgtgtttttttatttactttctaTTTAATCTTTGTTTATCCAGGAAAAAAATCCATTAAGATTAGAAAATCTCTTTTAGCAAGATGTAAAAGCACCATAAGATACAAAACTTTGTTGATGGTCCGAGTATCTTGAAAGGTGCCTAATAGATCCAaagtattataattattatagttTTTACACACACCTGCCACCTTGTTACATGTCAGCTCTTCTCATGAAACTGGCTCTAGAGCATGTTTGCATGCACCTCGCTGGAAAGGTGGCGTTAATCATTTAACTTTGGCCCGACGCTCCCGGGCAGAgcccagacccccccccctcagcgCTCATCAGAGACTCACCCCGCAGCGATTCCCACAGCAGCCCTGTGATCCAGTCAGGTGAATGTAAAGCGCCGGCAGCAGCACCTACAAGACATAAATAAGTCCTCTTACACCCTCGCGCAGTCCCCATTACGCAAAACTGGGAGAATGTGTTGAGAATCAGTGGAAAACATCATTCAGCACAAAGTTGCTCCTACTGTAGACAGCAGGATAATCACTCACCAGCACCCCCCCTCCGATGATCCCCCCCAGGTACTTGACCTCCTCGGTGATGTGTCCCTGCTCTGCATACTTGACCTCTCCGCCGGGAAAGAACAGCACGATGTTGCAGATGATGGAGAGGGCGGCCAGAGGATACAGGGCCACTGCGATGAAGCGGGAACACTTTCCGGTGCACATGTCTGCCAGCTGTGGTGaaaagctctctctctctcgtctGCTCTCGGATAGTTGCTGCTCTCCCAGCTGACCAGGATAGGTGAGTGTCCCTGCTAGGGAAATGAATCCAACTGGGACGTGGGAGGTGCAGTGGCTGGCTGATAACGTGGACACACAGAGTCGGGGATAGGCTGCAGGGCCATATAATAAGTGAGTCAGAGCATGgtttcacacaaacacagggCTTGTTTTGGTGATCAAATAGTCATTTGATGGGAGGGGTGGCGGCGGGGTTATGACTGCTCTGATGTTATCTGATTCATGCTGCTGGATGTCttattacaacatatttgttttAAGTTCAATTATTAAACCAAGCTTCCTGCACTTGCTGTGGTAAGTAAGGCGCTACTTTAAATACTTTAAAATCTGCGATGTCTTGTAGTACGTCGGCGATGTTGACACTGCGGCTGCAGGAGCGTAGAGCCGCTGAACCTTTGACCTTTGGCTGCAGGCGACTCTGAGGACGGACAATGCAGCATTGACTGAGGGAAACCCCTGACGGATGTCCACGCTCGGCGATGGTCGGCCGGCCAAACAAGCCCTTTCTTCCTCCGGTTAGTAACTGATTGCGGTAGTTTCGGTGTCTTATCAGTCGagggaggaaaaggaggaatCTAAATAACAGAAAAAGCATGTCGGCGTTGCCTTTCAGCACACGTGTGGTCTCTGAGGACCAACCGGGGGAAACCGCGTTGTGCAAATAGGTTTCTGGAGAACTGGAAGTCACTTTCTGATCAAAGATTACTTTTATCTGTTATTATGACGAATAAAAGGAAGCACGGACGTTTAGTCGTTCCTCCTCCACATGGAAATttgaaaaagagagagatttAATGTAATTATACAGACGGTTAAGGTCAAACAGATTAGCGCCCTATATTAGATCAAACATAACAGTTAACGTTTCCACAGCAATAACCAGAACCAGAAGGATTTATTTTTCACTTGATTCCAAAAGAGCGAAAACCAAAGAAACAAATTCCCCATTAAGCTAAATTCACATGAGCTCAGtgtaaaagtaaagtaaatacgCCCATAAAAGCCAGTTATTGAGTAGCCATCCGGCTGACAACAATGTCACGGCTGTTTCTAAGTGGGGACACCGACCCCTCGTACAGTTGTCGGGTCTCCAACCGTGAACCCGGTCCTGAAGCTCCTTCTACAGACTCTCAAAGCAGCCCCGGGAtctgataccccttttccaccaaaccaggttccagggctggttctggagtCAATGCTGATTTTGggaccgggctttctgtttccactgacaaagaactggctccaggcCAGAAAAagcggttccaaggtagcaccaactctttgctgggccagaGAGGGTCACACCAGAACCTTGATTGTGGTCCTTGTAGGCATAAGCATGTGTAGTATGTATGTGGATATGTAATGTgcttgtatatatgtatgtacatgtatggatatatgtgtagGTACGTCATAAGTAGATAGGTATGCATGTATATGTGAATaagctttttgttgttgttagctattattcatttgtgtttatttcatataaggaaaatgtctcaaacatgtcagacaaaagaacattttgaaatgtaagaagggGGGGCATTCACAAGCCGAGGCTTCAGCCCTGACCCTTTGGTCGTGACCTAAGTGTTCATGCTTGGTGGtgaccaatacatttttttttcattcattaatttaatTCATTGTTCTGTTGGTGTACAGAACCGATCAAACCAATCACGGTCAGCAGGGCGACTCTACTGGACCGTACAGGAGCCCGTCTGTGGAAGACCTGCCGGGTGGATTCGGCCAATCCTGAAGGCAGTCTTTCAATGACCCGAGGACATCTCCGGCTGAGGTCCAGCATGGTTTCCCAGAATCCTCTCTGGACCAACGAAGTCATTTCTCCATAGTCTGACTGAACTCCTCCCACTCAGACTGGAGCCCGCTGGGCCTGCTGGTTCCGGTCGTCTATACTGGGTCTGGGTTCACCAGGTTCAACAGACGTAACTGGGCTGTTTACCACATGACTGAAGTGATTATTAAGATTCAGGAATGTTTTATCGTGTAaagtttttctaaaaaaaaacaaactcagtcAGTGTTTTGAGAAAACGTCCCATAGtgaagttaaaggggacctattatggaatctaatacctattttaaacaggccttgaatgtcttaaaaacaagcttttgattgtttttgctaaataaattagaaattcagcctctgagccatgtctttatcttcccattatctaacctcattatctatgcgggattctgagtgggcggggctatgataatgaggctctgtgctgattggctgcctgaatgacgtgatacaccgctacgaaaaaatggcggaagctcctgccggcggagttagttgtgtgcatggtttcacgcatcagaggcaaacctatgtaaatcgctcccgtatttacgtaacgacaggagcagaatctgaacggctcgtagatccacatcacactggacggctcatccgtgcggctgtacagacactgcagaatttggttgctttcctcctcctctgagttggcaggctgaggggagaccactttatatatgttaaagcaagagaaaacgtgtttttcataataggtcccctttaataattTTGACCTTAGCTGGAGGTCATTATGAACCACATGCAGTATTTCATAGTTCAATTTTATTCTGAACTATCAGGGAGAAAAGAAACTGAATTCTGGAGGGACGCTGAGTGTGTTTTTGAGAAATGTTAGAAAttattacagtaaataaatacaaatccgGCTGTTCAGCAGTAGCTTTATGTTggatcttctctttttttagtGATAATTTAAAACTATACAGATCCAGATGTATTAGGTGTGGATGTATTTGATCACTGACACTATTTTTATTATagctttactctttttttttaataaatataaggCAACAGTGCAAGTTTTCTGATTGACTTCATGGTTTTCTTATATAAACTCCGGGAGAGGCTCAGAAATGGCTCCTAAATACTTCATCCAGAAGGTGTCTTCCCACCTGTTGTCTGGGCAAATGCCAAGAAGTGAGGACATAAAGGACATCAGTTACCATAAAACAGAAACGTACTCAGTGACAACGCCAGCACAATAACagagataataaaaacaataattgtTAATCTCTTCAGTAGTTCCTCCAGCATTAACCTAGTTATGCCTGATATACGaaataatacacagaaaatTATATCTTTTACAATTGAaagtgtttattatatatttaaataaaaaacacttgttTTCTAACATATTCTTTTTGTATATCTGAACATATTGGGTAATTTTATTTACTTCTATTTTCATTGTATTCAATTTTagattttaaaattgtataactctattattttcatttttttgggggggggggggggcagagggcTCAGACAGGTAAGCGACACCAGGCACCAATAACAAATCCCACCACACTTTAATGCTGATTCTGGACACATTATCAGCAAGTTTAAATCATCTAAAATACACACTTGGATTATTGATTTTTTACAGAGTACCAATGTCAAGCAACAGGAAATAAACATGAAAGCAGATGAGAATAAGCATGTTATGCAGATGTATGCAGGAGCGTCTCTCTCAGCCTTCCAGGAGGGGGTCTTCTTTTTCAGATGTAAATGCTCAAATACTTCCTGCCTGCAAACTTATGGCCCCTGGAAGTTAGAACAAGCAAACAATCATTAAAATGAGAGAGCGGAAGGGAAGCTGAGATAATCTGATATCATACAACTACCAAACCTCTTTTCTGTTGCAGGTTCCGCAGATGCACCCGGCGAGGCCGTTGATAACCTGGCTGGCACACAGCAGGGCCTGCAGGCAGCTGGCCCCCATCAGCACGAGGAACAAGCTCATGTTGAACTGCACCACATTCCTGGGCTCTAAGCAGGTGGCCCACATCTGGTGGTTACTCACGTAGGTCAAGTTGCTGCGTAAACGAAGAGGTTAAGAAACAGTCAGAATGTCATGACGTCAACGAGAGATATTATCAAAGTTACTCAAATTTGTTACCCGTTTTTGAAAGGTGTGTCCCACTTCTTATCATCGATTCTGCATAAAGGCCCTTCAGAAAATCCAAGCAGAGCCACGATGAAACTGTACGCCGCGCCCGCCGCGCCCACAGCCGCAAACACCACCGAGAAGAACATCTGCCGAGGTCAAACGAGAGCGAATgt encodes:
- the LOC133459684 gene encoding transmembrane 4 L6 family member 4-like, giving the protein MCTGKCSLCISVSLYPIVLLSIICNILLFFPDWDVKYVREGHITEQVKYMGGFIGGGVLGLIPALYIHLTGEDGCCANRFGMFFSVVFAAVGAAGAAYSFIVALLGFSEGPLCRIDDKKWDTPFKNGNLTYVSNHQMWATCLEPRNVVQFNMSLFLVLMGASCLQALLCASQVINGLAGCICGTCNRKEGP